A genomic window from Maridesulfovibrio sp. includes:
- a CDS encoding outer membrane lipoprotein-sorting protein, translating to MFKKMFMMIMMVLVFSSSAAAITGQEVAERMDAVDVSKCGQMDVVMVIRRGEQKMARVMTVRKKKFGDSEKQVIHFAKPADVRGTSYLTWAYKDVGMEDDMWVYMPSESLVRRISGGGKKGPFMRSDYANEDISRREVADDKHTLVGEENLFGVDCYVVEMVPVLPAKTNYTKRLVWIRKDIWLPAKIEYYNKKNTMFKELLYGGYQKIQGIWTTTRQKMTTPARGTETIMEYRNVEYNTGLDDAIFQQTDLKR from the coding sequence ATGTTTAAGAAAATGTTCATGATGATAATGATGGTTCTGGTGTTCTCCTCTTCGGCTGCGGCCATTACCGGGCAGGAAGTTGCTGAACGTATGGATGCTGTTGATGTCAGCAAATGCGGTCAGATGGATGTGGTCATGGTTATCAGGCGCGGTGAGCAGAAAATGGCCCGGGTTATGACCGTACGCAAGAAGAAATTCGGTGATTCGGAAAAGCAGGTTATCCACTTTGCAAAACCCGCAGATGTTCGCGGCACCTCATATCTGACCTGGGCCTACAAGGATGTCGGCATGGAAGATGACATGTGGGTTTATATGCCGTCAGAATCATTGGTGCGCAGAATCAGCGGGGGCGGAAAGAAAGGGCCTTTCATGCGTAGTGACTATGCCAACGAGGATATCTCCCGGCGGGAGGTTGCTGATGATAAACACACACTGGTCGGCGAAGAGAATCTTTTCGGGGTAGACTGCTATGTCGTTGAAATGGTTCCCGTGCTGCCTGCAAAAACTAATTATACTAAACGACTGGTCTGGATTCGCAAGGATATCTGGCTGCCCGCAAAAATCGAGTATTACAACAAGAAAAACACCATGTTCAAGGAACTCCTGTATGGCGGCTACCAAAAGATACAGGGCATCTGGACAACAACCCGCCAGAAAATGACAACTCCCGCCCGCGGCACTGAAACGATCATGGAGTACCGGAACGTTGAATATAATACCGGTCTTGATGATGCCATCTTCCAGCAAACTGATTTAAAACGCTGA
- a CDS encoding thioesterase domain-containing protein, with the protein MSAWIMPKINNSARGRLFCFPFAGGGASAYRNWLNESSDDLEIIAIQPPGRENRMGDRPLESMDEIVTGAVREILKISDCPFSFFGHSLGARVAFECVRRLRQLNCPLPEHLFVSGSRSPELPEPKPLHHLDDSSFVEELKRFSGTPQVILENRELMEFFLPILRADFTVDETYRFVEAAPLSVPVTAFCGTDDEEATFDEMEGWRRHTVSSFSLHSVKGEHFFILEAWRDVLGYIRETLSSHESFCLRDAV; encoded by the coding sequence GGACGGCTGTTCTGCTTTCCCTTTGCCGGTGGTGGTGCCTCTGCTTATCGCAATTGGCTGAATGAATCGTCAGATGATCTGGAGATTATAGCCATACAGCCCCCGGGACGGGAAAACAGAATGGGTGACCGTCCCTTGGAAAGCATGGATGAAATCGTGACCGGGGCTGTACGGGAGATTCTGAAGATTAGCGATTGTCCGTTTTCTTTTTTCGGGCACAGTCTTGGTGCCAGAGTCGCATTTGAATGCGTGCGCAGGCTTCGTCAACTGAACTGCCCGCTACCGGAACATTTATTTGTTTCCGGCAGCAGGTCTCCTGAGCTTCCGGAACCGAAACCATTGCACCATCTCGATGACAGCAGCTTTGTGGAAGAGTTGAAACGTTTCAGCGGAACTCCGCAGGTTATTCTTGAGAACAGGGAATTGATGGAGTTCTTTCTGCCCATCCTGCGTGCTGATTTCACTGTAGACGAGACATACCGTTTCGTTGAAGCCGCACCGCTGTCAGTACCTGTCACTGCTTTTTGCGGCACTGATGATGAAGAAGCGACCTTTGATGAAATGGAAGGGTGGCGCAGGCATACAGTCAGCTCTTTTTCCCTGCATTCTGTGAAAGGGGAGCACTTTTTTATCCTTGAAGCCTGGCGTGATGTTCTCGGATATATCCGTGAAACACTGTCTTCGCACGAATCCTTCTGTTTACGTGATGCAGTATAA
- a CDS encoding 4'-phosphopantetheinyl transferase superfamily protein: MKHCLRTNPSVYVMQYKTKLGGESGAVSVPSPFPELRLKSVAYEDLSVFLASARRADFCLSEKIVHIWKIRNEGLRFPAGQLALLSEDERGRASLMANTLLKSRFLTFHVFLRCMLSMYIGSGPQGVCFSYNDYGKPELGSENIFFNLSHSGDLAVAAFSGCNELGVDIERVKPVPEAVEIARNFFSRIETRWIGAVNGMERWKRFLRCWVIREACVKAIGTGLSMPLNSFEVCLPEMTGINQPESFYGRPFVVSLGTAHRLSVREFIPDDSCLGALAVLHKHPDFSLLH; the protein is encoded by the coding sequence GTGAAACACTGTCTTCGCACGAATCCTTCTGTTTACGTGATGCAGTATAAAACTAAATTGGGAGGAGAATCAGGGGCTGTCTCGGTTCCCTCCCCATTTCCCGAATTGCGGTTGAAATCCGTTGCATACGAAGATTTGTCCGTATTTTTAGCCTCTGCGCGGCGTGCTGATTTTTGCCTGTCCGAGAAAATCGTTCATATCTGGAAAATCAGGAATGAGGGGCTGAGGTTCCCTGCCGGACAGCTGGCTTTGCTTTCCGAAGATGAAAGGGGGCGAGCCTCTCTTATGGCCAACACGCTTTTGAAATCCCGTTTTTTGACTTTCCATGTTTTCCTGCGATGCATGCTCTCTATGTATATCGGTAGTGGGCCGCAAGGAGTGTGTTTCTCTTACAATGATTATGGAAAACCGGAGCTTGGTAGCGAAAATATATTTTTTAATCTTTCCCATTCGGGCGATCTGGCTGTTGCTGCGTTCTCCGGCTGCAATGAACTGGGAGTGGATATAGAACGTGTGAAACCTGTCCCGGAAGCCGTGGAGATCGCCCGAAATTTTTTTTCCCGTATTGAAACGCGTTGGATTGGCGCTGTGAATGGGATGGAGCGTTGGAAACGTTTTTTGCGTTGCTGGGTCATACGCGAAGCCTGCGTTAAGGCCATAGGAACCGGACTTTCCATGCCGCTAAATTCATTTGAGGTCTGTTTGCCGGAAATGACCGGAATTAATCAACCAGAATCATTTTACGGGCGGCCTTTTGTCGTGAGCTTGGGTACTGCGCACCGATTATCCGTGCGTGAATTTATCCCTGATGATTCTTGTCTGGGAGCACTGGCGGTTTTGCATAAGCACCCTGATTTTTCCTTATTACACTGA
- a CDS encoding saccharopine dehydrogenase NADP-binding domain-containing protein has translation MKKIGILGGYGKVGSVAANHLAKIDGVELLIAGRNEGAALNAAIELEGSYADESGKSFQGIGVDVNDPAALDAFCGQCDVVLNCTGPTALIGDVVARTAILNGAHFVDPGGYDYVLDQLKDLRDKAAEKSLKICLAAGIVPGISALLPALAAAEFTEVHSMDCYFAGEDSWSYGSAYDMTCGMHELSQLGPCMICKGEEQKLSFPERFIHVPTLPEPMGKSLAQPFYTKEFQRVCKGIDADESRCFWVNTGPAFFLALGAVRLFKLYRSGSQIERSAKMLCRASAMDGKRRPPKGYMLCTVITGVRDWIKETKTYWLYFPDSYTGTGLASGLMVQKIVEDQSEKSVMGFFPDMVEASDVLSVLESEGISLQVKAGGV, from the coding sequence ATGAAAAAGATCGGAATATTAGGTGGGTATGGCAAGGTTGGAAGCGTCGCTGCCAACCATCTGGCCAAAATCGACGGCGTTGAATTGTTGATAGCCGGACGTAATGAAGGTGCAGCCTTGAATGCCGCCATTGAGCTGGAAGGCAGTTACGCGGATGAAAGCGGTAAATCGTTTCAGGGGATTGGGGTGGATGTTAATGACCCTGCCGCTCTGGATGCTTTTTGTGGGCAGTGCGATGTGGTTCTGAATTGTACGGGACCAACAGCACTTATCGGTGATGTGGTGGCAAGAACCGCAATACTCAATGGAGCGCATTTTGTTGATCCCGGCGGATATGATTATGTCTTGGATCAACTTAAGGATCTGCGCGATAAGGCCGCTGAAAAATCTCTTAAAATTTGTCTTGCCGCAGGCATTGTGCCCGGAATTTCCGCGTTACTTCCTGCTCTGGCGGCAGCTGAATTTACTGAAGTTCATTCCATGGATTGTTATTTTGCAGGGGAAGACAGCTGGTCTTACGGCTCTGCCTACGACATGACTTGCGGCATGCATGAACTCAGTCAGCTTGGCCCCTGTATGATTTGTAAGGGAGAAGAGCAGAAGCTGTCTTTTCCCGAAAGATTCATTCATGTTCCCACGCTTCCGGAACCAATGGGGAAAAGTCTGGCCCAGCCTTTTTACACCAAAGAGTTCCAGAGAGTGTGCAAGGGCATTGATGCAGATGAGTCCCGTTGTTTCTGGGTCAATACGGGGCCTGCCTTCTTTTTGGCTCTTGGGGCTGTTCGCTTATTTAAATTGTATCGTTCCGGCAGTCAGATAGAGCGCTCAGCGAAGATGCTGTGCCGTGCTTCGGCTATGGATGGCAAAAGAAGACCGCCAAAGGGTTACATGCTCTGCACTGTAATTACAGGTGTTCGTGACTGGATCAAAGAGACAAAGACCTATTGGTTGTATTTTCCTGATTCATACACAGGAACCGGACTGGCTTCCGGATTGATGGTCCAAAAGATTGTCGAGGACCAGTCTGAAAAGTCAGTGATGGGCTTTTTCCCGGATATGGTTGAGGCTTCTGATGTTTTGTCTGTTTTGGAAAGTGAAGGAATCAGCCTGCAAGTGAAGGCAGGAGGAGTATAG